In Phyllostomus discolor isolate MPI-MPIP mPhyDis1 chromosome 3, mPhyDis1.pri.v3, whole genome shotgun sequence, a single genomic region encodes these proteins:
- the LOC114511303 gene encoding transitional endoplasmic reticulum ATPase isoform X2, which produces MDELQLFRGDTVLLKGKKRREAVCIVLSDDTCSDEKIRMNRVVRNNLRVRLGDVISIQPCPDVKYGKRIHVLPIDDTVEGITGNLFEVYLKPYFLEAYRPIRKGDIFLVRGGMRAVEFKVVETDPSPYCIVAPDTVIHCEGEPIKREDEEESLNEVGYDDIGGCRKQLAQIKEMVELPLRHPALFKAIGVKPPRGILLYGPPGTGKTLIARAVANETGAFFFLINGPEIMSKLAGESESNLRKAFEEAEKNAPAIIFIDELDAIAPKREKTHGEVERRIVSQLLTLMDGLKQRAHVIVMAATNRPNSIDPALRRFGRFDREVDIGIPDATGRLEILQIHTKNMKLADDVDLEQVANETHGHVGADLAALCSEAALQAIRKKMDLIDLEDETIDAEVMNSLAVTMDDFRWALSQSNPSALRETVVEVPQVTWEDIGGLEDVKRELQELVQYPVEHPDKFLKFGMTPSKGVLFYGPPGCGKTLLAKAIANECQANFISIKGPELLTMWFGESEANVREIFDKARQAAPCVLFFDELDSIAKARGGNIGDGGGAADRVINQILTEMDGMSTKKNVFIIGATNRPDIIDPAILRPGRLDQLIYIPLPDEKSRVAILKANLRKSPVAKDVDLEFLAKMTNGFSGADLTEICQRACKLAIRESIESEIRRDRERQTNPSAMEVEEDDPVPEIRRDHFEEAMRFARRSVSDNDIRKYEMFAQTLQQSRGFGSFRFPSGNQGGAGPSQGSGGGTGGSVYTEDNDDDLYG; this is translated from the exons TGTGCATTGTGCTTTCTGATGACACATGTTCTGATGAGAAGATTCGAATGAATAGAGTTGTTCGGAATAACCTTCGCGTACGCCTAGGGGATGTcatcag CATCCAACCGTGCCCTGATGTGAAGTATGGCAAACGTATCCACGTGCTACCTATCGATGACACGGTGGAAGGCATCACTGGCAATCTTTTCGAGGTATACCTTAAGCCGTACTTCTTGGAAGCTTATCGACCCATCCGGAAAG GAGACATTTTCCTTGTCCGGGGTGGAATGCGTGCTGTGGAGTTCAAAGTAGTGGAGACAGATCCCAGCCCTTACTGCATTGTTGCTCCAGACACAGTGATCCACTGTGAAGGGGAACCTATCAAACGAGAG GATGAGGAAGAGTCCTTGAATGAAGTAGGCTATGATGACATTGGTGGCTGCAGGAAACAGCTAGCTCAGATAAAGGAGATGGTGGAGCTGCCCCTGAGACATCCTGCCCTATTTAAGGCAATTGGTGTGAAG CCTCCTCGAGGAATCCTGCTCTATGGACCTCCTGGGACTGGGAAGACCCTGATTGCTCGAGCTGTGGCAAATGAGACTGGAGCCTTCTTCTTTTTGATCAATG GTCCCGAGATCATGAGCAAGTTGGCTGGCGAGTCCGAGAGCAACCTTCGTAAAGCCTTTGAGGAGGCTGAGAAGAATGCTCCTGCTATCATCTTCATTGATGAGCTGGATGCCATTGCTCCCAAAAGAGAGAAA ACCCACGGGGAGGTGGAACGGCGTATTGTATCACAGTTGTTGACCCTTATGGATGGCTTAAAGCAGAGAGCACATGTGATTGTCATGGCAGCAACCAACAGACCCAACAGCATTGACCCAGCCCTACGGCGATTTG GTCGCTTTGACAGGGAGGTAGATATTGGAATCCCTGATGCTACAGGACGCTTGGAAATTCTTCAGATCCATACCAAGAACATGAAGCTGGCAGATGATGTGGACCTGGAACAG GTAGCCAATGAGACTCATGGGCATGTGGGCGCTGACTTAGCAGCCTTGTGCTCAGAGGCCGCCCTGCAAGCCATACGCAAGAAGATGGACCTTATTGACCTAGAGGATGAAACCATTGATGCTGAGGTCATGAACTCCCTGGCAGTTACTATGGATGACTTCCGG tgGGCCCTGAGCCAGAGCAACCCATCAGCACTGCGGGAAACTGTGGTGGAGGTGCCACAGGTAACCTGGGAGGACATTGGGGGCCTAGAAGATGTCAAGCGTGAGCTTCAGGAACTGGTCCAG TATCCTGTGGAGCACCCAGACAAATTCCTCAAGTTTGGCATGACACCCTCCAAGGGAGTACTGTTCTATGGACCTCCTGGCTGTGGGAAAACCTTGCTGGCTAAAGCTATTGCTAATGAATGCCAGGCCAACTTCATCTCCATCAAGGGTCCTGAGCTGCTCACCATGTGGTTTGGGGAGTCTGAGGCCAATGTCAGAGAAATCTTTGACAAG GCCCGCCAAGCTGCCCCCTGTGTACTGTTCTTTGATGAGCTGGATTCCATTGCCAAGGCCCGAGGTGGTAACATTGGAGATGGTGGTGGGGCTGCTGACCGAGTTATCAATCAGATCCTGACAGAAATGGATGGCATGTCCACaaaaaagaatgtgtttattATTGGCGCTACCAACCGGCCTGATATCATTGATCCTGCCATTCTGAGACCTGGCCGCCTTGATCAACTCATCTACATCCCACTTCCTGATGAGAAGTCCCGTGTTGCCATCCTCAAGGCCAACCTGCGCAAGTCCCCAGTTGCCAAG GATGTAGATTTGGAGTTCCTGGCTAAGATGACTAATGGCTTCTCTGGAGCTGACCTGACTGAGATTTGCCAACGAGCCTGTAAGCTGGCCATTCGTGAATCTATTGAGAGTGAGATTAGGCGAGACCGTGAGAGGCAGACCAACCCATCAGCCATG gaggtggaagaggatgaTCCAGTGCCCGAAATCCGCCGAGATCACTTTGAGGAAGCCATGCGCTTTGCTCGCCGTTCTGTCAGTGACAATGACATTCGAAAATATGAAATGTTTGCTCAGACCCTTCAGCAGAGTCGGGGCTTTGGCAGTTTCAG ATTCCCTTCAGGAAATCAGGGTGGAGCtggccccagtcagggcagtggAGGCGGCACAGGTGGCAGTGTATACACAGAAGACAATGATGATGACCTGTATGGCTAA
- the LOC114511303 gene encoding transitional endoplasmic reticulum ATPase isoform X1: protein MASGADSKGDDLSTAILKQKNRPNRLIVDEAINEDNSVVSLSQPKMDELQLFRGDTVLLKGKKRREAVCIVLSDDTCSDEKIRMNRVVRNNLRVRLGDVISIQPCPDVKYGKRIHVLPIDDTVEGITGNLFEVYLKPYFLEAYRPIRKGDIFLVRGGMRAVEFKVVETDPSPYCIVAPDTVIHCEGEPIKREDEEESLNEVGYDDIGGCRKQLAQIKEMVELPLRHPALFKAIGVKPPRGILLYGPPGTGKTLIARAVANETGAFFFLINGPEIMSKLAGESESNLRKAFEEAEKNAPAIIFIDELDAIAPKREKTHGEVERRIVSQLLTLMDGLKQRAHVIVMAATNRPNSIDPALRRFGRFDREVDIGIPDATGRLEILQIHTKNMKLADDVDLEQVANETHGHVGADLAALCSEAALQAIRKKMDLIDLEDETIDAEVMNSLAVTMDDFRWALSQSNPSALRETVVEVPQVTWEDIGGLEDVKRELQELVQYPVEHPDKFLKFGMTPSKGVLFYGPPGCGKTLLAKAIANECQANFISIKGPELLTMWFGESEANVREIFDKARQAAPCVLFFDELDSIAKARGGNIGDGGGAADRVINQILTEMDGMSTKKNVFIIGATNRPDIIDPAILRPGRLDQLIYIPLPDEKSRVAILKANLRKSPVAKDVDLEFLAKMTNGFSGADLTEICQRACKLAIRESIESEIRRDRERQTNPSAMEVEEDDPVPEIRRDHFEEAMRFARRSVSDNDIRKYEMFAQTLQQSRGFGSFRFPSGNQGGAGPSQGSGGGTGGSVYTEDNDDDLYG from the exons TGTGCATTGTGCTTTCTGATGACACATGTTCTGATGAGAAGATTCGAATGAATAGAGTTGTTCGGAATAACCTTCGCGTACGCCTAGGGGATGTcatcag CATCCAACCGTGCCCTGATGTGAAGTATGGCAAACGTATCCACGTGCTACCTATCGATGACACGGTGGAAGGCATCACTGGCAATCTTTTCGAGGTATACCTTAAGCCGTACTTCTTGGAAGCTTATCGACCCATCCGGAAAG GAGACATTTTCCTTGTCCGGGGTGGAATGCGTGCTGTGGAGTTCAAAGTAGTGGAGACAGATCCCAGCCCTTACTGCATTGTTGCTCCAGACACAGTGATCCACTGTGAAGGGGAACCTATCAAACGAGAG GATGAGGAAGAGTCCTTGAATGAAGTAGGCTATGATGACATTGGTGGCTGCAGGAAACAGCTAGCTCAGATAAAGGAGATGGTGGAGCTGCCCCTGAGACATCCTGCCCTATTTAAGGCAATTGGTGTGAAG CCTCCTCGAGGAATCCTGCTCTATGGACCTCCTGGGACTGGGAAGACCCTGATTGCTCGAGCTGTGGCAAATGAGACTGGAGCCTTCTTCTTTTTGATCAATG GTCCCGAGATCATGAGCAAGTTGGCTGGCGAGTCCGAGAGCAACCTTCGTAAAGCCTTTGAGGAGGCTGAGAAGAATGCTCCTGCTATCATCTTCATTGATGAGCTGGATGCCATTGCTCCCAAAAGAGAGAAA ACCCACGGGGAGGTGGAACGGCGTATTGTATCACAGTTGTTGACCCTTATGGATGGCTTAAAGCAGAGAGCACATGTGATTGTCATGGCAGCAACCAACAGACCCAACAGCATTGACCCAGCCCTACGGCGATTTG GTCGCTTTGACAGGGAGGTAGATATTGGAATCCCTGATGCTACAGGACGCTTGGAAATTCTTCAGATCCATACCAAGAACATGAAGCTGGCAGATGATGTGGACCTGGAACAG GTAGCCAATGAGACTCATGGGCATGTGGGCGCTGACTTAGCAGCCTTGTGCTCAGAGGCCGCCCTGCAAGCCATACGCAAGAAGATGGACCTTATTGACCTAGAGGATGAAACCATTGATGCTGAGGTCATGAACTCCCTGGCAGTTACTATGGATGACTTCCGG tgGGCCCTGAGCCAGAGCAACCCATCAGCACTGCGGGAAACTGTGGTGGAGGTGCCACAGGTAACCTGGGAGGACATTGGGGGCCTAGAAGATGTCAAGCGTGAGCTTCAGGAACTGGTCCAG TATCCTGTGGAGCACCCAGACAAATTCCTCAAGTTTGGCATGACACCCTCCAAGGGAGTACTGTTCTATGGACCTCCTGGCTGTGGGAAAACCTTGCTGGCTAAAGCTATTGCTAATGAATGCCAGGCCAACTTCATCTCCATCAAGGGTCCTGAGCTGCTCACCATGTGGTTTGGGGAGTCTGAGGCCAATGTCAGAGAAATCTTTGACAAG GCCCGCCAAGCTGCCCCCTGTGTACTGTTCTTTGATGAGCTGGATTCCATTGCCAAGGCCCGAGGTGGTAACATTGGAGATGGTGGTGGGGCTGCTGACCGAGTTATCAATCAGATCCTGACAGAAATGGATGGCATGTCCACaaaaaagaatgtgtttattATTGGCGCTACCAACCGGCCTGATATCATTGATCCTGCCATTCTGAGACCTGGCCGCCTTGATCAACTCATCTACATCCCACTTCCTGATGAGAAGTCCCGTGTTGCCATCCTCAAGGCCAACCTGCGCAAGTCCCCAGTTGCCAAG GATGTAGATTTGGAGTTCCTGGCTAAGATGACTAATGGCTTCTCTGGAGCTGACCTGACTGAGATTTGCCAACGAGCCTGTAAGCTGGCCATTCGTGAATCTATTGAGAGTGAGATTAGGCGAGACCGTGAGAGGCAGACCAACCCATCAGCCATG gaggtggaagaggatgaTCCAGTGCCCGAAATCCGCCGAGATCACTTTGAGGAAGCCATGCGCTTTGCTCGCCGTTCTGTCAGTGACAATGACATTCGAAAATATGAAATGTTTGCTCAGACCCTTCAGCAGAGTCGGGGCTTTGGCAGTTTCAG ATTCCCTTCAGGAAATCAGGGTGGAGCtggccccagtcagggcagtggAGGCGGCACAGGTGGCAGTGTATACACAGAAGACAATGATGATGACCTGTATGGCTAA